Genomic DNA from Anaerolineae bacterium:
AGCAATGAATTTTTTCATGAATGCCTCCAGGTTAATCTGTTTAAGGGGTTAGGCGTTCAGAATGGGTGTAGACATTAAACTGATTTCTTTTTGCATAACCGATAAGTGTGACGCCAGCTTCTTGGGCAAGTTGTGCCGCTAACGCGCTTGGGGAGGTGCGCGAGATAACAATCTCGCAACCTAAGCGAATGGCTTTCTGCATCATCTCCGAACTCACCCGACCCGTGGTTAAGATTATTTTATTGTCAATTTGCAGATGACGCAATAGCATCATTCCGGCTAATTTGTCTAAAGTGTTATGCCGACCAATGTCCTCAACCGAGACGATGATTTGGTCAGCATTGCAAAGGGCAGAGGTATGAATGCCGCCCGTTGTCTTATAAAGAGATTGCTGGTGATAGAGCAGGTCAATGAGGTGATAAATTATATCTGCAGAATATGTGCGATGGATGGTGATGAAAGTCTGGGAAGCATGTTTTTTTAATGTTGAACCCCCTGAGCAACCAGAGGTGCGGGTCCAGGCGCGCGGTTTTTGTGGGCTATAGGTGAGCCAGACATCAACGTTATCACCCGTTTCGCACAAACGGTAATCCACGACATTGTCTAAATTTGCAATAATGCCTTCATTATATAG
This window encodes:
- a CDS encoding Formate dehydrogenase chain D, producing MMTAKVPPFHSLSILQVQGKEFNEQEIPVVNEISLTLTVNGEEWLSFMCTPLHQIEMAIGFLYNEGIIANLDNVVDYRLCETGDNVDVWLTYSPQKPRAWTRTSGCSGGSTLKKHASQTFITIHRTYSADIIYHLIDLLYHQQSLYKTTGGIHTSALCNADQIIVSVEDIGRHNTLDKLAGMMLLRHLQIDNKIILTTGRVSSEMMQKAIRLGCEIVISRTSPSALAAQLAQEAGVTLIGYAKRNQFNVYTHSERLTP